The sequence CACTGGGCTGTAGCTGACATTCAGGTCCGTGTCACCATTATCTAATTTTCGTCCATGTAAACTTTAGTCACAAAAACTGTATCAACATTATTATCAGTGAGGTGGAACCAACAGAACCATGACTCACTGGTAATGGGTCTTTGTACAAAAATAGATGTCACTTCTGTCAAAATGAGCAGGAACAGAGTCTGAGTGAAGGCAACAGAAGCTTTTTCCATAGTTCATCACACCTCAGTGTGTTGGAAACGTTGTtcctgaatgtcaaagtgatgAAGTTTAGCGATGCATCCACACTGAGCACCAGCATGTGGTCTCACTGAGGGACATGGATTCAAACAGCGGAGGCTGTGCTGTATCCAGAGCATCCAGGATGGTGTCGGCAGATGTTTTCCAGCTGCTTCACTGTTCGTCCTCACCGTCTTCCTCAGACTCTTTGTCCCAGTCCTTCATGGTGGCTCCCATCATGAAATCCTCTGTGAGGACGCTCCAGGCAGGCTTCTCCTCTGCTGCAGCTtcctgcgcgcacacacacacacacactttacctcTGCTCTGTGTGTGAGACTGCACTGCCCCCATGTGGCCACACACAATCATTGGCAGCTCCTCAGGATTTAAGCTTTTCTGCTGCTAAGAGGGAATCTCTATTTTTTACTCCCattgatttaaagctgctggaaacaAGCATTGTTTATCAGATAGAAACATAATGTAGGACGCATACATCAATAAATAGCAgataatttactcaaaaaagatgtgaaaggtTGAAAGTTTTTGATCTCTGCTGTAAAAacttttattgacattgttggagaAGGGCCCCTTACTAAAGCCACACCTCCCAGTTCCAACACCAATTACTGAGGGTAGTATGAAGGGTGTCACTCACCGGGGGTTTCTCAGCGTCCTTCCCTCGCAGATAACCAATGAAATCTCTCTTTGAGACCGACGACAGGATTTTGGCCTTCTTCCTCTCCGAGCCGCCGACCTCCTTCAGTTTGTCGTCCACAGATTTCTGGTGTTTCCTCACTGCATTGAAGAGCTGGACCACACCCCTGTGTGCAGAACAACAACCAATCAGCAATCACCTCCTGTGTGACCACAGCAGCAGCTCGGTGGGAGTCAGGGTGACCACCTGGTGGCGATCCTCTGCAGAGCGCGCTCCGTGTCCCGGTCCTTCACGACGTCCAGCTTCTCCCTGCACATGGACTCGTACAGCTGCCTCTTGTTGACCTGTTGGAAGCAGAGACGTCACTAACAGGTAGCTGCATCAGCAGGAGGAGCACGGGTCCTACCTGCTGCTTCTTCTCCAGCTGCTCCTGACGCTCTCTGGCCTTCGTCTTCTCCAGCTCTTTGTTCTTCACCAGGATGCTGCAGCTCTTGTTCTCTGCAGTCTTCTTCCCCAGGATCTTAGCCATGGCCTGGGCCCAGCCAGCATTGGTGTTACACTCAcctccatcttcatcctccCCACCAACCTCCTCTCCGTCACTTCCATCCTCTGACTGGTTGCTGATGCTTCCACCTTCAGAGTTGCTTCCATCACCGTCATCTTCAATCTGAGGGGCTGCATCTTCCCCTAAAGAGCAGACACTTCATTTAAACACCTGTGCATGGTGTGCCATTACTGATCAATCACACAGCGGGAAAATGTGACGAGGGCTTGCAACAAACTCAAGGTCACATGACCTTTGGTGTTTATGTGCACAACAAATAGCTGAAGCCATCTCTGTCAGttgtgaataaatgtatttattaattgatcatATCAATAGAAAAGTTGGAAGCTACTTATCAATATTtgaattttagttcaggggctaaatacggataagtttgatctgaagtgggccacagaggtGAGGAATCCAACAATTTCCACGTTAGTGCTattttgcatttccatgtataaatcaGGGCATGAAACTGCGACCaaattggtcgcatatgcgaaaaatttttcagtgtgtgtgagtgaagtAGAGCGAGTGGGGTAGAGCGCGCTGAGCTCACCGAGCATAGTGACATGTAACGTGTGATGCGCTTATCGGACCCAGGGGGCGGGGAAGAATGTGCCTAGAGGAGTAGAGAGCGTACACAATTCCAAACAAAAGAGGAGAACCTCGTCAGAATCAGCTtggatggactatgatgccaggccagatgttcagctgtggttctctctgggcagggtctgcaacctgtagctctggggcctaatgtggctctttgactcttttgcaatggctccctatagctttaaaaaaaacctattgaaaacaagagtttttttttgtgtcagaagCTTTTAAtaacgttgtgcaatgactcagcactttcctacttcacctcctgcaacatctacagaccatcaacttttctGCACCTGtagctaaccttaagttttaaatccctggtaaaaaactaaaccaacaaaaacactattctggaagaaaatagagattttactTGTGAGGGAACAGAATAATTCAACCACCAATgtgctggttaaatatgcatgttttatgtgtggcatgAAATGAGCAattgtgttgaccacatgatcatgtgttatcaaattcaactttactttttgtagcctttcaaatacattaactaaaaaaaataacaactgcTAAGATGCATAacaatttgaagatgcaagatactgttttatatcTTAAGgtcaacttattttattttaaactgtttttaagtttccatttacatgatcaataaaaatcaactcaaattaaatcaagaaggtgtgaccaaattctgtgcAACCACTGGAAAAATGAGTGTAGAGCCCTgctgcctccgtccatccactctattcattatatccatgtcttttaaggctcttatttaatagtctaggctggagtccgggccgccgccgtctttgattatgtcgtcaccagcgcgtcatcgccgcaaatCCTGCAAGCGCAAAACGATACAAATAACTTAGAGTGGCTTTAACCcggttaagtgtttacaagaaagaggaatcatctaattcagaattaaaaacagaaaaaactagccacttaattcggaattaattttaattcagaattaaattagcattaggaattaactgtatacaaggtcaggttaaagaggaattcacttttattctgctttaaagagtaattagaggagacatatcatgcttttaaatccttcctttttacatacaAATCGTagagttgtggtctatataaagcggaactgcaatgtgggcgaccatggctcaggtggtagtgggtcgtcttctgatcgagaggttgggggatcgatcccagtacctgactatgtgtcgaaatgtccttgggcaagacactgaaccctaagttgctcccagtggtcgactagcgccttgcatggcagtgctgtcccactggtgtgattgggtgaatgagctgatatgtaaagcgctttgagactgcttcagtgtggtgataaagcgctatataaaatcaagtccatttaccaatgCTTGGGGAATTCTTTTCTACCCCTgcaatgcaaatgagacacttcataccccgacCCCgacccctctccaggttgcagaggtgatttggtccctgggccttgagtttgacacatgggaCTTAGAGGAAAGCCACAAGAACCTCAGATACTccacaatcacaaaaaaaatatgaatggaACATGGAGAATTTACCTTCTAAAATGATAAAAGTCAAGGCAACTTGATTTGTGAAGCACATTTCATAtgcaaggcaattcaatgtgctttacatgatgaagtgcaacagaaaacattaaaaacactaaacaaacagTGTAAGACGATGAAACATTGGAGGCTCGAAATGTCTAAAACAGCACCTAACGGGTGTTTGCAGCCCTTCATTTACCTTTGGAATCGATCTTTGTGTGGTGAGTGCTAAAAATGTTGAGGATTCAGATCATTTGTCTGTCGTTCCAGCTTTAAATCCAACCTCTGATCACAGTGGATCTACTCTCTCTAAACAATGTTTGTGTTACTCTGAGAAGCAAATGTAGACAGGTTTTTCCTGCCAGCAAATGTTTTGCTTCTAGCTTTTAGAAAACACAAAGTGAACATGTTGTTTCATGTTAGGATTGTTACTGTGGACCCTAAATAACCACTTCATTCATttgatttctttctttcaatTAAATGACTTCATTCTGGATTCTTCTATAATaggtatttttttacattaattatAGTATTTTGAAAgcagttttatttatattgcaatTCGTCTTGATCAAAGATTAATAACTTTAAATGTAACTAGccattgtgtttattaatgtaattaatcagcaaaaaatacacaacattaatgaaaacacaaaaaacaactacaatacacaaaagaaaacaaatacacaaatcgacactaaaaatacacaaaataactccaaaagcgcacaaaacaacactaaaaacaaaacaactatcATACACTAAAGAAAAAGAAGTTTATTTTCATATGGAAACAAATCAATAGCCCCCGGGACATTTTCTgaaccttttctacataagcataACGTGCTTGTGTTTTCATGGTGTCAGGATGGCCAAGTGGtctaaaggctgggatacactgcgTGATTTTTTCAAACATTGTACTCAGcttcagctcaaactgtgcgactcaggtgcaaagcccgaatgtgcgcagctcacgattcatattCTCACTTTAcggacacgatctgactgctcacactgtacgttcaaacacgacacgtcggggtcttgtttccggaaatgcaacgtagaagaagaagaactctgaagcgtcaccattaaaacagacgaagaagaagaacccggaagtggaaaGACACTAGCAAAtttcagcaaaaagagctttaaaaaacaaaaggaggtgacgtgatggaccaggagctggctggacagacgtggacAGTCCGTCagttttacagcggtcctacggtgttcgcacatgcgcagtgtgagcgtttacggtaagccggtccgtggcactgcttcaactgtgagataccctcacgaggaatgaccaggatttcaaacatgtttgatttccttacgaccatacgattgaTGATCAGGAGCTGATCATGAGGTGTTTATTGCTTCTTGTGACCCCGTGTATACTacacgacacacgatctagtAGAGACTCAcacgatcccaaaaatagacgcatgAGTCataaatcggctcaaaatgggccaaaaatcgcataGGCCTTAAGGCGCCTGACTCAAAGATTCTTCCTTCTGCTACTATGGGTACGAACCCCACTTTTGTCATctatatgtttacattttaaaatatttaacatggcaaagtCCTTCTTtacaaatacataaacaaaaaaaaaacaaaaacatttttgggtatttcctgggttcaaataaaagggttagcggggtaggtaaaaataaatatgagttaAAATACAACTGATGGAACTTtcagtcacgtggtgcacctctcacgtgacctaaactggccaacgCTGCAGTCTGTTGATACGTTTCAGTATCAAtagccaaaaacaaaatacactaaatgtataaaaactcaaacaatcaatacacaaaatggcaaatcaaatacagaaattgacaactaaaatacacaatatgacaacacacacacagagagagagagagagagagagagagagagagagagagagagagaagccatacaaaatgacaactaaaactCACAACCAATtaacagaaagaggataaaaccctttcttgtttcctgtgttaaggctcagattggtctttattctaatgctgataatgtgaccctcagatcaagCGGCCATACTGTAATAAATGTAATCTGTCTGTAGATTAGCCTGTGTCTCACCGCTAGTTTTCTCATCATCATCTGAACAGGACATAAAATAATGGCCTATTAACTAATTAACTAAGGCTGTTCTAACATAGAAAACTAAACAGTCATTGACGAACATTAGTCCTACACATTGGTACATGTGTAAATAACTGTTTTCTTCCACTGGTTTTTATGATGCTTCACTGACAGTAATCCCGTCCAGTGATATTATGAAGCTCATACTTGTGCACAATGTATTAAtttgacataaaacacactcaCCACTCAGAGGCACGTGTATTTCCTCCTGAGCCATCGCGGTGTAACAGTAGAAAGTGTAACAGGGAAACAGGAAGCAGTTAACGAAGGTTCCGCTGCCGCCGCTGCTGCCGCTGCACCGTTCTTCTTCTACGGTTACTTTTAATGGCGACTGGCAACACCTGGTGGAGCAGTACCGCCATCTACTGGGTTAGGAATGCCATACAACacatgcttttttaatttaaaaaataatttaaaaagtatatcAGAGGCAGCGTAAAAATGtgataaggcaaggcaaggcaaggcaaggcaaatttatttatatagcgcatttcatactcaaggcaactcaatgtgctttacatgataaaacattcgtTGATAAAACACTGATAAAACTTATCAATAAATAAGATAGTTTAGGACTCTATATTAAAGGGTACATGTCGTAAAAAAgtctaaaacaataaaaatgtttgatGCACtagcaataaacaaaatatgtgcacttattattattattattattattattattattattatt is a genomic window of Gouania willdenowi chromosome 16, fGouWil2.1, whole genome shotgun sequence containing:
- the rrp15 gene encoding RRP15-like protein, encoding MAQEEIHVPLSGEDAAPQIEDDGDGSNSEGGSISNQSEDGSDGEEVGGEDEDGGECNTNAGWAQAMAKILGKKTAENKSCSILVKNKELEKTKARERQEQLEKKQQVNKRQLYESMCREKLDVVKDRDTERALQRIATRGVVQLFNAVRKHQKSVDDKLKEVGGSERKKAKILSSVSKRDFIGYLRGKDAEKPPEAAAEEKPAWSVLTEDFMMGATMKDWDKESEEDGEDEQ